In Elaeis guineensis isolate ETL-2024a chromosome 1, EG11, whole genome shotgun sequence, a genomic segment contains:
- the LOC105032168 gene encoding serine/arginine-rich SC35-like splicing factor SCL28, producing the protein MGRYRSRSRSYSPRRASRSPPRRKRYDDPRDRYRGGRGYRDRRPSAPSGLLIRNIALDARPEDLRIPFERFGPVKDVYLPKNYYTGEPRGFGFVKFRYAEDAAAAKQQMNHQIIGGREISIVFAEENRKTPQEMRTNARISERYMGSSNRRRSPLRSPRRRYHSYSRSPSPARHDSRERDRSARDDYNSPPRSISPSPRDDRDYKTHHRSLSPDDNSRSPSRSRSYSPR; encoded by the exons ATGGGGAGGTACAGGAGCCGAAGCCGGAGCTATAGCCCACGGCGGGCGAGCCGGAGCCCTCCCCGCCGCAAGCGCTACGACGACCCCCGCGACCGGTACCGCGGCGGCCGGGGCTACAGGGACCGCCGCCCCTCCGCGCCCTCCGGCCTCCTCATCCGCAACATCGCCCTTGACGCAAG GCCTGAGGATCTACGCATTCCATTTGAACGGTTTGGTCCTGTGAAGGATGTATACCTTCCAAAGAATTATTACACTGG GGAGCCACGGGGCTTTGGGTTTGTGAAGTTTCGTTATGCTGAAGACGCAGCAGCAGCCAAACAGCAGATGAATCATCAGATTATAGGCGGACGCGAGATTTCAATCGTTTTTGCTGAAGAAAATAGAAAAACTCCACAAGAAATGCGTACGAATGCAAGGATAAG TGAAAGATACATGGGAAGCAGCAACAGAAGGCGATCTCCACTGAGATCTCCCAGGCGTCGATACCATT CATATTCACGCTCCCCCTCTCCTGCCAGGCATGACTCAAG GGAGCGGGACAGGAGTGCACGTGATGACTATAACTCTCCTCCAAGATCAATCTCCCCATCTCCTAGGGATGATAGGGACTACAAGACACATCATCGTTCTCTGAGTCCTGATGATAATAGCCGAAGCCCATCTAGGTCTCGTTCCTACAG CCCTCGGTGA